ATCCAGATTTTCTATTTCTTTTTTATAATATGCCTGCTGATTCATTAAATAGGATCCGGTTTTACTCCTTTTATTCGGATCCTGAATGGTATCCAGACAAGATATCTCACGTTCATACTTTATCAAGAAAACCTCAGAAAGACCCTTGCGAATCTCCAAGTTGTCCAGACAACAGTGTGCTTGATAGGAGAAAATATACAGTATCTCCTCGTCATCATCCGAGAGTTCATCCTTTTTCTTAAGTTCCTCAATGAAATTGAAACTCTCCCTTACATCTGTTTGAGCATCCTCTGTTCTTATGGCCTTTAGCGCCCTAAACCGACTGGCGTTAACACCAAGGCTCTCGAGTCGGGCTATTAGATTTTCGTATTTCTGGAAGAATTCGTTTTCTACATTTCTAGGAATATGACGTTCCAAAAGCCAATCCCCGTTATACAATAGGCTTTTTAAAACCTCAATTGAATCAGTTCGATTATAAATTTCTGCTTCCTCGAACCATTCCTGAACTAAAGGAGATAAACCTATCTCAATATCAGTTTCGGGCTCAAAATCCTTGAAATTCCAGGAAATCTGGTGATCTTTGATTTTATATCCGGTCGGTCGTATGGAATAAGTAAAACGGGGATCAAGTTTGCCTAAATCGAATACGATTAAAGCGCTTTCAATTGTCCCCTTCCACAAAGCACCTGTCGTCAAAATATAATTCAGCTCAGTAGTACCATCTGATATATATAACCCCCCAAAATTGTAAGTATTCTTAACTATTCTTTTTTGTCCCTTTTTAAAAGGCACTTTCCACACATAAGCTAACGGATAGTAAGGCACGGTCTTTCTAGGGCTTTCTATACCGGTCTTATGCTGTGTATTAACCTCTTTCCCGTCTACATAGCATTTGAAATCTTGGATTGTCCCTCTGCTTGTATCTGCTCCCGGTCCTTCATCTGTCAAATCCGGAAATCCCACCTGTATCTCTGTTGCCTCTCCAGTATTCCTCAAGATGAAAGTACAGGTAACCTCCCAACGTCTTCCTGCCGGACGAACCATAACCGTCTCAGCCACCATCTCAATCTCCTTATTCTCGATCGGCCAGACGGTCTCTCCCTCACCTGCAAATTCTGCATCGTCAGCGCGGGTAGTAGACAATGAAAGCAGGGAAAAAAGAATGATCCAGAAGTAAATAAGCTTCATTTTCATCTTAGTTCACTCAGAGGTAGGTCGGGCTGTCCAGCCAGAGGCGGGACTGCCCGAC
This is a stretch of genomic DNA from Candidatus Zixiibacteriota bacterium. It encodes these proteins:
- a CDS encoding DUF4424 domain-containing protein, encoding MKMKLIYFWIILFSLLSLSTTRADDAEFAGEGETVWPIENKEIEMVAETVMVRPAGRRWEVTCTFILRNTGEATEIQVGFPDLTDEGPGADTSRGTIQDFKCYVDGKEVNTQHKTGIESPRKTVPYYPLAYVWKVPFKKGQKRIVKNTYNFGGLYISDGTTELNYILTTGALWKGTIESALIVFDLGKLDPRFTYSIRPTGYKIKDHQISWNFKDFEPETDIEIGLSPLVQEWFEEAEIYNRTDSIEVLKSLLYNGDWLLERHIPRNVENEFFQKYENLIARLESLGVNASRFRALKAIRTEDAQTDVRESFNFIEELKKKDELSDDDEEILYIFSYQAHCCLDNLEIRKGLSEVFLIKYEREISCLDTIQDPNKRSKTGSYLMNQQAYYKKEIENLDSLINQQKGK